In Chelmon rostratus isolate fCheRos1 chromosome 21, fCheRos1.pri, whole genome shotgun sequence, the genomic window ATACAGTCATGTATGCAtgcgcgtgcgcacacacacacccacacgtaTGTTCATCAATCACTGAATATCAAAATGATCAATGAAAATCAGCTAAATGTAAACGTTCATGCTCTTTATTCAGAAAACCCACCTGTCACATCTACATTTCAGGATCTggctattaaaaacacagatttttaatataaatatttcagtatttatcatcacaataacagtgttgCCTACATCAGTAGCAGTATATCTCATAAAATCATTAGAAAATTATATACGTTGGTTTGGTGCTTCCCTATGTCCTAAACATATAAGGAGTAAACATTTgtaatcatcacattaaaagttACATACATTGGTTTTTATGCATATTTGTCTCCCAAACATATTAGTGCGTGTGAATGGGTCCATAAAATATATCAACTTTGTAGAAAGGCACTTTATAAGGCGGTCCATTCGTATGAATTTCAGCCATTCACTGCACATAGttaagagaagagaagaggaaagccaaggagagatgaagagaggaggggagtgatgaagagaggaaaggagttCTTATGTTTCTATCCTACCTTACCCTCTGTATGTTTGTAATTTTAATTAACTAATGATGTACTCTGTCATATACTTGAGGCTTTTCAGTTACCCTGATGATTCGAATGGTTTGCAgttttgtcaaaaaacaaaaaaacaaaaacaaaaacaaccataGCTGCTTCCTCGCCGCTGCACACGGTTCACTACATTTACAGCCGACCACACACCGCTAACCGAGGATAACTGCGCTGTTCTTCTTCTGGGAAAAAAACGCAACTGGCTTGCGGcgactgaaaatgttttccgGTTAAGagtttcaaagtaaaagtcgTTTGGAAGCTGGCATCGGGTGATGGTGAACCGTGTGAAAGTTGGTGAGTGTGGCAGAAAACCATCAAATGTTCAGCCTGTcgaaaaaataaacagactaGAAACAGCTTGGGCGGAAGTGCGTCTTCTTCGTGTTGGGTTAAAGCGGAGCAGGTTTGACTTGCTGCCCCCTACAGCCCACATGTGATAGGTAAGATTTTATTAATGCCAGTGGTTCTTGTCAATTCATTTGGATAAAGAGAATTGTTGTTTGAGCTGGTAAGGTTGCAAACTGTAACTAAGCAACATACTGCCTGGTAGCTTAATGtataatatcaaaataaattggttatatttaatattattaaatGGATCTGCAAAGTATttaaagctgtcaaacaaagtagtggagtgaaaagtataatatttatctgaaatgtagtgaaatatACTGTCACTGAGATTACGCTAGTAAAAATTGGacgagtaaatgtacttacttttccaccactggtagaaagaaaaagaatctAAATAGCCAAACTGCTAAATTGTGGAAATGATTTTGCTCAGTAAATCTCGGCAGTTCCATCAGTGTACTTTTTTGTCTTCCTTCCTGCTGACATGCAGAAGTGGTAAATATATCCCACAGTGACATCGGCAGATTGAGAGGTAACATAGCTATCGTTGGTATTTTACTATGTGCAATAGCAAATTTAACACAAAAACggcaaaaagaaaatcagaatctcttcaaaaatgttttattcaataGAATCAATACCTCAACACAAGAGGTGCTCTGGTGACTTACgaattttcactgaaaaccaatAAGGCTGTGGACCTGAAACATAGGTCTGTTTAGTTCTCGTATTCCTAACGACTAAACTGTGTAATGAACATTCAGAGAAAGCAGCTTTGGAGTCACGTATCCTACAAACCACCATTGCCCAAATGCAGTGGGAGTCTAATAAAGACCTACcgtaaataaaaataaaacactttacaCTGAATTTTTCTTAAGAGCTATAAATGAAGCAATTTCACAAATATCTGAGGATGAAAcgtttaattaaaattaaaaaatacatagcGCTTTTTGTTGTCCATGACCTATCTCTCCACGTTCTGAGAGAATATTTATGTCTTCAAAGggtttaaaacaagaaaaaatattttacaataaaaaaaaaaacatgtgggTTGTGTCCATCTATGGAAGCTATGTTTCTGTATTGGGCTGAGTTGATTGTACTGAAGTAGGTGAATGTCTAGATGTTGTCCTGTGGACCAGGGACAGGCTACTGCAGCTTAACAGGCATGGCGaggagaggggggtggaggTTGAGATGGTTGGACGAACATCAGTACAACGCGTCAGTATTACTGCTTCGAGGCCTCTTGATCTTCTCAATGTTCTTCAGGATCATGTCGTGCAACGTTACCttcatagaaaaaaaagtctgatcATGTGGAAAACACTTTATGCATTGCTTGTCAGTTGTATGTTGGtataaattaaactttaatggACAGAGATATGAGAAATAAAGACGTACATATTGATTTCGGAGCTCCGAAACTATGATCTTCAGACTGATGTATTCCTTCTCATCAATCTCAGTTACTGTGCGCCGATAGTCCTCCTAGAAAAGAAGCTGAATATATCAGGTATTCTAACGAATATATAAAAGAAAGCCACAGCCTCACAGTGAAAATTGAACATCAACACATATTTCGTTTCCTTTTACTGCTAACCTTGGATAAAGTACCCTGTGAATCAAATGGTTAATGCTCTGTTACCAACTCAACAAGGTTTTCTATTGTTGGTAGCAACCTCTCCTGACAGACCCCTATAGCAGGTGCTGCTTAGACAGAGAGCATCTAGCTTCAGGATTGTGACATACTTTTGAGTGGAACAGGACGGGCAGGCAGGACACAACGTTATATAACTTGATTTGAACATTGAAAAGAGGGAGGGCCATAACATGGAGAATTACATGATACAGAGGTGGATGCACCTTCATTGCCCTGGTTACTGAAGGAGGCACAGGGTTAGCTACTGCTATCCTGAAGGTGTACACCAATAGGTCTGAGGTGCCAGGACACACTGACATACCAAACTGTTGCTGGCTAGATAAGTTACGAATCCTAGCTCTGTGCTCTGTTGGTTGAAAGTGGTTGGTTCAAGTTTACGTAAATGCacatcatttatgttttacctGAAGAAAACATAATTGGATTTTGACATAAGAATACAAAGTTGTAGTTTTTTGGAGGGGGCACATATTGTTAAATAGGTGCACAATATGGCCAGGTGTGTGATCTaaagggtttaaaaaaaaccaaaaatgtaCAGCTCAGTAATTCCTGTAATAGACACGCAGAGTCCACAAGAGCAggaataaaaagagaaatacatttatttatatgttgCATTCGCAGCACATTAGCTCATATTAGCTAGTTGTAGTGGTTTGGCTCCAGTGTTAAAGGGCTGCTTTAAGTTTGACAAACAACCAAATGTCATTGCGCTTTCCGGGGTTAAAGGCCCAAAGCACCATGAGGCTTCATCCATCTGTCACTACTCAGTATGATGACacaataatttaaaacattGTGTCGACTTCTTCATATctgctgtgttgtgtattttgttccCTCTGCACCTTCAACTGTGTGGCTTGATTGTTTTTTAGATGATTTTCACTTACCACATGCGGATATTTAGCTATTTTAGAAACCAGCTTTGCCCGTGTGATGTAGTATCTAGGAgtaaaaaagacagacaaaatgagCCTTTGACAGGTCCCGTTCAGGTAATCGATCTAATTTGGCACCAGTTTATGACTCCTACAAACCTTGATATCTGGTCGAGGTAAGATGCTGCCTCCCCTTCAACTGTTCTCAGTTCAGCTACTGTCTCCTCCTGGATGGACACTCCGAAGTTGTTGCCATCCTCTATCCTTGGGATAAGCAGCTGAACCCACATTTTGAcctgcagaagaaaagaaaactgctcATAAGAAAAGGAGAATACAGCATCTGGGATTGTATCAGTCGAGTTAAGATGCACAGAAGTCAGATCTGCAACACTTACTCTCAACTGTCTGGGAAGCTCAGCATACATGATATTTTTCTTGCAACAACGCCCTACGTGGATTCACATGTTGGAGCTTTACACTTCGAGGCACATCTCTTATTTTCAGTTAAGTTCCCCACAGTATGTCTCAGCAGATGAGATATATAGTGGAGGGAGTTTTGAATTGTCACAGAGGCCTGACACCTCTACAACCATCAGAATTGTTCTCCTCATAAACCTGTGACCTGTTTGTCCTATTTCATTAATACATGTTCATTACTCCTACGCTTATTTCCAGCTGTAGGTGCACTGCCGCTGATCCCTCAAGTCATGAGAGATAAACTACTGACGCAGGAGTCTGCTCAATGGTTAAAGCCATCACTTACTGTGTTACATTTCTCTATGAGTGTCCTGATCTCTGGCTTGACCTTTTCAATAAGATCAACAAGGTTTCCGTTGCTCTTCATCATCCCACCAGGCATGACAAAGACCTTAGTGCCAGTCACTGGGTGAcacaggaaagacagagaggagggtaAAAGAATTAAGTTTCAAACATACGAAAGAGCCCAGGAATGATTCAGATACGCAGAGGATGCATGACATACAAACTAGTATCAGGAAAAAGACTATAAAATACCTTTTAACTAAACATCTTTTTGCAAACTTGCTCACATAATTTGGGACACCGCACAGTCAAAGCATCAGTCATACCCAAACATGAGGAGGCTACAACAGATGTCAGTGGTTAACTGTTCATCATTTAACCACTGAGTATACTTTTGCTTCATGCTATTCAAGAACTACTGTGACTAAACGCACTGACAAACACTTTGAGAGAAGAAGGATGAGCTAAAGGTCAAGTTAGCCAGGGCAGACAAGCTAGCTCTGACCACCAAGTGCTGCACAGCTCTCACAAATGAAAGCTACATCACAACTACACGTCACTTCATCGGTGCTGACTGGGAGCAGGGTAATGTGATAAAATCACTGCTTCTTTAAATGGATTCTCATGATTTTGGTGAGGGCAATatatcagctgtttctggttaaacaaaaggatcttactcttcaACAAAAAGGTCCATCTCTgcagggatcctttccataatgttgtcagacacttctGAGCCGcccagtggcaaaaacaaacacttttagtggacgtatGTGAACAGTGTGCAAACACAaggagggattacattgcaggctgttttgcagctgctggctccatGAGTCTCATTCTGGCTCAAAAGTGActtggaaacaaaaacatggcaaaatGGGGTCCATATAACAGACAGATAAAAGTTGATCAGAATCCCTCCCATTTTTCCAGCACCATTTATTTCTTACTGAAACTGACATGTGAAAGGTTAAACAACTGTAATTCCCAGGTCCCATTCAAATCAATGCTCTTGATCTTGGGAGTTACTTAAAATTGTAATGGATGAACCTGGgtgaatgagaatattcacagacaCTAAAAATTGTGTTTGTCTATACAGAatcagcatcagagccagcgacaccaacagaaTTGATAAAatcatcaagaaggccggctctgtactcggactcagacttgagtcgtttgagactgtggtggagaggaggacgctgaataaactgctatccatcatggacaatgatcagcaccctctccatcacacagtggacagacagcggagcaccttctcccacaggctgctacagctccgctgtcgaagggacagatacaggaaatctttcctgccacatgccattacactgtacaataacagctgaagataataataataataatacaatacttcttaccactactgtttgcttttgatattttattattatgtatatactttttactgcttgctattttgatattttattctgtatagtttgctctttttagtcctatttcacaaattttcacttttttcactgtgttatgctcACAGTCACggttcactttattttctacacactgccatttgctgtagatattcttttttgtgcaatacttttaattactactgtttgctattttattattatgtatataatctttttactgctcgctattttgatattttattatgtatagtttgttctttatagtcttatttcagaatttttcacttatttcactgtgtgtaatgctgctgctgcactgcaatttaacagcttgggataaataaagtatatctatctatccatctatctaaaAGTCTAGCAACTATGATTCTATCGCTTTAAATCTTATTTACCAACTTAATAGTCTTATACTCACCCATgtcctctccagctccatccTCGAGCTTTCTCTTCTTGGCATTTTGCTGTGAAATAGATAAAAACAGGATCTCACCTCTGCTCTGCACACAGTAGCCATCATAAGCATCCATGATTTAATTCAATTCTAAACTGGAGCCTCACCGCTTCTAGTCCATCATGCAGGTTTGAGAGTAGGATGGGGTCTGGCACTGTCAGGTTTATCTCAGAGTGGATCTCCTTCAGTTCAGTGATGTTTATAATCGgatcctgaaaaacaaaatggataCTAGCTGcacttcttttctttaaaaagtatTCTTTGTGATTTGACGAGATTAGAGGTTAGGTGATATGACATTTACACTGTGAGACTAGAGTTGCAATGGTTTGAGGTTTTCATGGTACGACAACAGGCTCAGAAAAAAGAATCACAGTTACCATTGTGTCACTGTATACAGTATTACacaattatcatcatcatcatcatcatcatcatcatcaggtacCTGACCAGGAATGAAAACAGGGTTTACAAAACATTTGTATTgtaattaaacaaaacattatgTCCTGACAGACATGAAATGTGAGatacaatatattttttaaataacactaGTGTGATTGTTTTCAATGCTGTAGATAAGCAAATATACATGCTGTGCCCTCCATCAATTTTAATACCAGGGTGTACTGTGAAACTGGTTACTGCTGCGACTCTAGATGAGACTACATGAATTGTCAAATATCATATATTTTGGCATAGCATTTATACCGGGGTACCTACCCTTTAAATATGTCTGGGTATTTAAGTATAAATAGTATATAAAAACTTAATTCACCAGGAGAGAAGATTTTACCCATTGAACACCCACTACTAACCAACACTTAACAATATACACTTAGTTGAAAGAACATGTAACCAACCTTAAGGAAGTGATCAAGTTCCAGTAACTTCTTTGGGAAAAAATGCGCAACTAGATCTTCTGCCTGAAAGAAATGCAAACTTTTAGTCGTGTCTTGCTTGAAAACCAAACAGTTTTTTAAGCGGCGTGTGTAACAGTGCTCacaatacatttctttttaaccCTAACAGATACTTACTTCTGAAGTGATACGTTCCCTGAAAGCATCAAC contains:
- the psme3 gene encoding proteasome activator complex subunit 3, which produces MSSLLKVDNEIKTKVDAFRERITSEAEDLVAHFFPKKLLELDHFLKDPIINITELKEIHSEINLTVPDPILLSNLHDGLEAQNAKKRKLEDGAGEDMVTGTKVFVMPGGMMKSNGNLVDLIEKVKPEIRTLIEKCNTVKMWVQLLIPRIEDGNNFGVSIQEETVAELRTVEGEAASYLDQISRYYITRAKLVSKIAKYPHVEDYRRTVTEIDEKEYISLKIIVSELRNQYVTLHDMILKNIEKIKRPRSSNTDALY